In Fragaria vesca subsp. vesca linkage group LG5, FraVesHawaii_1.0, whole genome shotgun sequence, the genomic stretch TGAAACTGATCCACCATACCCTGATAAGTGAGGTCATGGTTTGCATTATAAATTTCCCAGAGGACTAATGAGGTGCAAGATTGAAGCAACTAAAATATACAAAATAAGATCATTACCACCAACTGAATCTCATTCTCTTTGTCACCAATATTGTACAGCACCCTTCACAAGAATGATGCCAATATCCAACGAGATTTAAATACGCAAACAGTTTGATACTATCAAATCAAAATAATTTCTCACAATACTACATAACATAGGCTTCACTTTCATCAAATTCCCTTAATAATTCAGAGAATTTCTATTCACAGACCCACACCACATCAATCAACTCACAAAACGTTAACAATAATAGGCTAGTAGCTGAAGCTAGCTGTTCTTCTTTCTTTCACTACACATAACAGATTCACATCCAAAAGCTATCTTGATCATCAAATGGCCTTCTACCTATCTCATGATTCGCCATGACAGAAGAGATTTCAGGGTTCACATCAGTAGTAAGACCTGTTTCTTGAGACACACTGATCATGTCCCTCTCTGTTTTGAAGTTCTGTCTCATGAACGAGACATTGTTCTCAAGCAAGGCCCTCAGATGGTCTTGCATTACAACCGAACTCGGAAACTGGAAATTTGCCGATGAAACTGGAGCAGAGTATTGATACGTGACTCGTGGGAAAGAGTTGTTGTTGTTGTTGTTGTTGTTTGAAGGATTGGATGAAACAGAGAAGAGAGGATTGTTGTTGTTGATATAATCAACAATCCCTTGGTTTCTTTGAGAATCAATGGATTCTTGGTTGGAGAAGCAGGGCACGTAAGTCGACTCTGAAGCAGGTCTGGTCTTGGCGCCATTGTAAGGCGTCGAGTCCAGCAAAGGTGGCAAACCAGAAGAACCAGTTTCAGTTCCACGAGAACCCGAATTCGGAAGTCCAGAGATATGGACTTTTTTACCACCGGCAGATTTTTCAAAGACCCTACAAATCACCCATTCGTTCTGCAAATTTGAGATCAAATTAGGGTCAGAAACAGAGACAAAACAGAGTAAAACAGAGCAAATTAACATAGTGAAACATACATACCTTTGCAGATTTGGGGAGGTTGTGGACTGAGAATTTACCCTCCAATCTGTATTCATGCATGACCCAGTTGCTCTTTTCACCTTTTGGGGCTCTGCCTCTGTAGAACACAAGGGTCTTCTTCATGCCAACTAGGGATTTCCCTTTGTAAATCTCCTTGTCTTTCCCGGTAGCTTTCCAATATCCAGCCTCAGTTGCTCTGTTTGTCCTCAGACCAGTTGGATACTTTCTGTCCCTCACACAGAAGAAGTACCATTCCTTTTCTCCCATTTTCGCTTTATCTTCATCAACAAACCAAAAAAACAAAATAAAGCTAAAGAATAACCAAAACTGCAACATTAAATCGAATTGAAAATCACAGACACTTAAAATAAAGATGGGAAGCAATTTACTTTGGGGAAACTTACATGGCAAATCCCAAGGCTCGGACTTGTTCAAGTCCACATCCCCAATTGCTTTGCATCCGAAGTTGGAATCCATAACCTTCTTGTGTAGGTAGTGA encodes the following:
- the LOC101299002 gene encoding NAC domain-containing protein 100-like isoform 1 gives rise to the protein MMQEMEKFVLPAGNFKEDNQIDLPPGFRFHPTDEELISHYLHKKVMDSNFGCKAIGDVDLNKSEPWDLPCKFPQSKLLPIFILSVCDFQFDLMLQFWLFFSFILFFWFVDEDKAKMGEKEWYFFCVRDRKYPTGLRTNRATEAGYWKATGKDKEIYKGKSLVGMKKTLVFYRGRAPKGEKSNWVMHEYRLEGKFSVHNLPKSAKNEWVICRVFEKSAGGKKVHISGLPNSGSRGTETGSSGLPPLLDSTPYNGAKTRPASESTYVPCFSNQESIDSQRNQGIVDYINNNNPLFSVSSNPSNNNNNNNNSFPRVTYQYSAPVSSANFQFPSSVVMQDHLRALLENNVSFMRQNFKTERDMISVSQETGLTTDVNPEISSVMANHEIGRRPFDDQDSFWM
- the LOC101299002 gene encoding NAC domain-containing protein 100-like isoform 2, which encodes MMQEMEKFVLPAGNFKEDNQIDLPPGFRFHPTDEELISHYLHKKVMDSNFGCKAIGDVDLNKSEPWDLPYKAKMGEKEWYFFCVRDRKYPTGLRTNRATEAGYWKATGKDKEIYKGKSLVGMKKTLVFYRGRAPKGEKSNWVMHEYRLEGKFSVHNLPKSAKNEWVICRVFEKSAGGKKVHISGLPNSGSRGTETGSSGLPPLLDSTPYNGAKTRPASESTYVPCFSNQESIDSQRNQGIVDYINNNNPLFSVSSNPSNNNNNNNNSFPRVTYQYSAPVSSANFQFPSSVVMQDHLRALLENNVSFMRQNFKTERDMISVSQETGLTTDVNPEISSVMANHEIGRRPFDDQDSFWM